A single window of Nicotiana tomentosiformis chromosome 1, ASM39032v3, whole genome shotgun sequence DNA harbors:
- the LOC104086184 gene encoding auxin-responsive protein SAUR32-like codes for MGGGERSLSLLNKHLHFSHLLIHHHQGKKQGKKDVLPKGYLAIKVGQAEEEQQRFVVPVSYFNHPLFIQLLKEAEEVYGFDHKGNITIPCHVEHFRCVQGEIDKHHQHHHLYVPCFRA; via the coding sequence ATGGGTGGTGGAGAGAGGAGTCTGAGTCTTCTTAACAAACATCTGCACTTTTCTCACCTCCTTATTCATCATCATCAAGGGAAAAAACAGGGGAAAAAAGATGTACTGCCCAAAGGGTATCTGGCTATAAAAGTAGGGCAAGCAGAAGAAGAGCAACAAAGATTTGTAGTCCCTGTTTCCTACTTCAATCATCCACTTTTCATTCAGTTACTCAAAGAGGCAGAGGAAGTTTATGGTTTTGATCACAAGGGAAATATTACTATTCCGTGCCATGTTGAACACTTCCGCTGCGTTCAGGGAGAAATTGATAAACACCACCAACATCACCATCTTTATGTTCCCTGCTTTAGGGCTTGA